The Pantoea vagans genome contains the following window.
ACGCGGTGAAGATGGCACCATGCAGGCAATTTCTGCCAACAGGGTCATGGATAAATTGCGGGAATTACTCTGAATGGACTCGATCTTCAAGCAATTGTATCGTTATACCCATGCCAGGGTTATGCGGCACAACGAAAACTTTTGGCCGTATATTGCGATTCAACGTGCAGATGAAGATCATATTCAGAAATTATCGTACTGCAGAAAAAATGTTCCCCTGGAAAATCTGAGTGATCTTCATGCGAAGGTGTCTGGCGATGTGACCATTCTCGCCACAGGGCCGTCTATCAATTCACTGGATTTGCAAAAGCTGTCCGATACCACTTTTATTGGTGTTAATGGGGCCTATCATTTACGTAATAATGTTAAGTTTTCTTATTATGTCATTGTGGATCGTGGGTTTGTTAAGCAACGTGCAAATCTGGTTAAGGACGTGCTGGCGGACAAAAATTTAGTGCTTTTCACCACTGTGCACTGTTTGAACGACATGCTTAAGAGCGTGTTGTTAAACGACATCCAGTGTCGATTGGCAATTATCGAAGATCTCAGCTTCAAGGTGTTCCGTGAAAAGGTTATGCCCTATGACTACGAACGGTATTACCGAGAAAAAAACGGCATTAAAATATTCCCCACTGAACCCCGTGCAGGGTTTTCATGGGATATCCGTCAGGGGATTTTCGATGCAGGTACCGTTGCCTATTGGGCTCTGCAAATTGCCGCGTGGTTAGGTGCTCATCGTATCTTATTGGCCGGTGTCGATATGAATAACTTTGACGCGCCAAGGTTTTATGAAAGTGAGGGAGATAAATTACCCAGTTTTCTCTCTTCTAATTTTGAAAGCATCATCAGACCTGCTTTTCTGCATGCAAGTAGAGAGTTGGGCCGCGCAAATATCAAAACCTATAATTTGTGTTTAAATAGTGGATTAGGCGATGATATTTTTGAAAAAACCACGCCGGATGTGCTTTTTCCTCAGAAATAATCCGCCAGGTTATTAACCTAACCTGGCAGTGAAATTATTTTTTAATCACCATCTTCAATTCCTGCAAAACGGTATCGACGCTGATTTTCCGCAATGGGTAGATCGCGTCGTCGCCTGCTTCCGGTTCTATGCGAATCGTTTTATGAATCGATAAATCCTGATACGGGCCTGTATGCCGTGGGTTAGCGCTGACGTACAGGCTCACCGTTGGCGTTTGGGCTGTAATGGCAATATGCAGCGGACCGGTGTCTCCGGTGACTAATGCATCGATCGAATTGATGAGTTCAATCAACGCTGGAAGACGGGTTTTTCCAATGTAAGACGTCACTCGGGAGTGATATTTTTCAGGCAACATTTTGAAGAACTCTTTTTCAATTGGCTGGTCTTGTCCTGCACCTGTCAATATCACCTTCGAGTCAGCAATGTCAGTGAAAATACGTTCTGCTAATTGAGCAAAATGCTCAACAGGCCAGCAGCGATTTTTACCTGATGCCCCCATCTGAAAACCAATGGTTGGACTCAGAGCGCTGCGCGGCGTTTTATTAACCGCAATCGGAAACTGCATTTTAATATCGGCCGGATCACAGCCTAAAACGCTAATTAAATCCATTTTGCGTTGAATGATATGGCCATCTACGCTGGTCGAGTATTTATCCAGCCAATGGTTAAATACCGGTTTGTCATGGCGAAAGTTATCTCGAATGATATACTTTGAACCACCAAGGCGGGAGCATAAAATATCGTAACCCAGGCTTGAATGTAAAAGTAATGTTAAGTCTGGTTGGAATTGACGTATTTTTCTAATCAAGTTCGGTGCACGAACAATTTTATTATCCCAGATGGCGACTTGATCAAACCATTCACTTTTTTCGACCAGATCGCGGTTTTTATCACTGGATACCAGCATAAGTTTGGCAGCAGGGTAACGGCGTTTTATGGCTTTAATGGCTGGGGTGTTGAAGAGTAAATCCCCTAATGCAGTCGTTGAGAAAATAACAATGCGTTCAAATTCATGATTTGAACTTAACGGCTGCTTATTTTTATCAATCTGACTCAGTCTGGCATGCAAACTCAGTACGTTATTGATTAAATTTATTTTCCAAATCTTTTTCATTAATCCGATTAACCCTAAGAACCTGGCAAATTTGACATCAATGCTGGGAAATAATTTCGTTATCATAACGAAAAAAACGCCAGTCCCGAATGGCACTGACGTTAATTTTTCATGTTGTTGACGATTAGCTTAGAAAAGCGAACCTAACTGTTTGATTAGTTTGCTTTCTGAAACATGCTCGATGATCAGATCCACCGCACGGCTTTGTGGTACTGGCGGTAGCGGTTTACTCACCTTACACACGCCCGGCGCATGGAACTTGGTGGGCAGCGGTTTTGCTGGCTGAGAGGATGGGCCGGATCCCTGATGCAACGGTTCATTCAGTAGCTGGCTTGGGCGTACCAAGGTGATATCGCCAGGCAGCGATGGCAGCATTTGTTGCAACACGCGAACCGTGGTCGGATGCGGATGACCAATCGCAATGGCATAGCCATCACGCTGTGCCAGTTTAACTGCGCGGGTGAATTGCTCGCGAATCGAAGCTTCATTCTGGCTGTCATCGAGGAATACGCGGCGTTTGAGTACTTTTACATGCGTGCCTTGCGAGGCTGGAATGGACTGGCTGTTGCCAATCGTCATGCTATCGAGAAAGTAGTAGTTGTACTGGTTGAGTACCTGCATCACTTTCTGCATGCCGGGCAGGCTTGAGGTCATTTTGCTGCCCATATGGTTGTTCAGGCCCACGGCGAACGGGACTTTACCCGTTGCATCGCGAATGATGCGTGCGATCTCTTCGCTGCTCATTTCCGGAGTGAGGGTATCTTTCTCCAGTGGCTGCTTACTAAGCGGTGCCATGGGCAGATGGATCAACACTTCATGGCCGCCCTGATGGGCTTTGGTCGCCATTTCACGCGCGTGTGGTGCATTGGGAAGTACAGCGACGGAAATCGCCGCTGGCATTTGCAACACTTTGTTCTCTTCTACAGGCCGGTAACCGAAGTCGTCGATGACTATCGAAAGTTTGCCGGCCTGAGCAGAAAGTGACAAAAACAGCGCACAGAGCGCGATTGAAAGCTTTTGGGGCTGAAACAACACTTATCTTCCTAACCACGGTAGTGGATTGACGGCCTTTCCCTGGCGTCGGATTTCAAAGTAGAGCGAAGGCGTGCCGCGGCCGCCACTGGTACCCACTAAAGCGATAGGCTGTCCTGCCTTCACCTGAGTACCGACGCTCACCAGCGCACTTTGGTTGTAGCCATAAAGACTCATGTCGCCTTTACCATGTTCCAGCACCACAACCAGACCGTAGCCTTGCAGCCAGTCGGCCATCAGTACGCGTCCATCGGCGATGGCTTTCACTTCTGTACCTTCTGGTGCATCAATCACCAGACCTTTCCAGCGCAGTTCGCCCTGCATGGATTCGCCGAAGCGATGTTCTATGCGTCCGTTGACCGGCCACAGAGCTTGACCTCCAGGCCTGCCAAGTCCGCCGGTTCGTGCCATCAGTTCACGCTCGCTCTGCGTGGGCTGATAGTTGGAACCTTTGGCTTTTGCCTGCGCCTGGCGTTGGCGAACTTTCTCTGCCTCGCGTGCTTCGCGTTCCGCACGTTCACGTGCTTCACGTTCCGCTTTGGCAATTTTATCTTGCAGGCGGCTTTCGTTTTCCCGCATTTCGACCAGATCGGCTTGATCTTTTTCCAGCGAGCTTTCCAGCACCGTCAGCGTTTTCTTGCGTGCTGCACTGGCGGTTTCCAGCTTGGTTTGCTGTGTTTGCTGCTGTGACAACAGCGATTTCTGCTGTTCCTGTTTGCCTTGTAATGCCTGGCGCTGTTCCGCGAGCTGCTGCTGGGTTTGTTTGAGATCGTCGATGTTTTTCTGACGTGCGGCATTGAGATAGCCGAAATAAGCCAGAATACGCTCACTGCGCTGCGCTTCTTCACCACCTAACAGCAATTGCAAACCATTGTGCTGCCCCTGGCGGAACGCCGCATCCAGTTGTTGCGCCAGCAATTTTTCCTGCTGGGCCTGCTGTTTTTCCAGGTGAGAGATAGAGGTGGTGATCTGTGCGATTTCGCCGTTCAGCGCGGTCAGGCTATTACGTGTTTCGCGCAATTGACGGCTGGCTTGAGCAATCACTTTTTCCTGGCTTTGCAGTTGGTCAAGGAGCTTGCTGCGCTGCAGTTTCTGCGCTTTGACGCTCTTTTCTTTCTCGGCGATATCTTGCTGAATGGATTTCAGCTGTGTTTTGCTGTCATCGGCGCTGTGAGCGGCAATTGGCAACAACAGCGCGCCCGCACAGAGCAGGCTTCGGGAGATTTCGGACCAGAAAAATAACAACGGATGCGCTGGGCCGTTGTGGCGAGTCCTTGTGTGTGTAACGGTCGCTTTTCCCTTCATAGTCGATAATTATTCCACGATGAACAGCCGCTTACCAGTTATCCCGGGCGGGTTTTGCTTAACGAAAGATGTCCGTGCCGAGCTTACTGGCATTAACTTTGTCTTAATTTTGCGATTAGAACACTTTTTTTGGAAAATGACGCACAAATCGTAACTCTGCCCGCTTCACGACTGTACATGAGAAGTGGCGCAGGTATACTCAGAACCCTTGTTTTAGCTTAATTAGCCCGGTCTGGAGTCGTTACCCCTCATGCAAGATATTATGCAGTTTGCAAGCAATCACACCATCCTTAGTCTGGCATGGGTTGTTTTACTCGTTCTGGTGATTGTGACCACCGTTAAAGGAATGTTCTCTAAGATAAAAACCATCAGCCGTGGCGAAGCAACCCACCTGATTAACAAAGAGGACGCGGTGGTTGTAGACGTGCGCTCGCGCGATGACTATCGCAAAGGACACATTTCAGGGGCGATTAACGTTGCCGCCGCTGATATTAAAAAAGGCAGCTTTGCCGACCTGGAAAAGCACAAGTCACAGCCCATAATTGTGGTATGTGCCACCGGCCAAAGCGCGGGTGAATCGGCAGCGAAATTGAGTGCCGCAGGTTTTGAGAACGTTTCTGTGCTGAAAGATGGCGTGAGCGGCTGGAGTGGTGAGAACCTGCCGCTGGTACGTGGTAAATAATTCCCTGAGGTATCCGCATGGCTAATGTAGAGATTTATACCAAAGTGACCTGCCCGTATTGCCACAGAGCAAAGGCGTTGCTGGATCAAAAAGGCGTGTCGTTCAAGGAGATTCCTATTGATGGGAACGCGACGAAACGTGAAGAAATGATCCAACGCAGCGGGCGTACAACGGTTCCACAAATTTTTATTGATGCACAGCACATTGGTGGCTGTGACGATCTTTACGCGCTGGATGGGCGTCAGGGATTGGATCCCTTACTCCAGGCATAATTTCTCGATAAGACAATTTAACTCACAGGATTTAGTCACATGTCAGAACATTCTACTAACGAAATGCAGTTCCAGATTCAACGTGTCTATACCAAAGACGTTTCTTACGAAGCGCCAAATGCCCCTCAGGTTTTCCAGAAAGAGTGGGAACCTGAAGTGAAGCTGGATCTGGACACAGCTTCGTCTCAGCTGGCTGATGAAGTGTACGAAGTCGTTCTGCGTGTGACTGTGACCGCAACTGTGGGTGAAGACACCGCGTTCCTGTGTGAAGTACAGCAGGCAGGTATCTTCACTATCGGCGGTATTGAAGGTACGCAGATGGCGCATTGCTTGGGTGCTTACTGCCCGAACATTCTGTTCCCTTATGCGCGTGAGTGCATCACCAGCCTCGTATCGCGTGGTACTTTCCCGCAGCTCAATCTGGCGCCAGTTAACTTTGATGCCCTGTTCATGAACTATCTGCAGCAGCAAGGTGAAGGCGAAGCGCCACGTCAGGATGCCTGATGACTACACTTAACGCTTCTATTAGCGTCATCGGTGCCGGCTCGTACGGCACCGCATTGGCCATCACTCTGGCCCGCAACGGCCATCCGGTATTACTTTGGGGCCACAACCCACAAAGCGTGGCGCAGCTCAAAGCTGACCGATGCAATACCGCTTTCCTGCCCGATGTTCCTTTCCCCGATAATCTTGCCCCTGAGGCCGATCTGGCGACAGTCGTTAATGCCAGCCGCGATCTGCTTGTGGTCGTGCCCAGCCATGTTTTTGGCGACGTGCTGACTCAGCTTAAGCCACATCTGCGCGCGGATTCTCGCATTGTCTGGGCAACTAAGGGCCTGGAGAAAGAAACCGGGCGTTTATTGCAGGATGTCGCACGTGAAATTCTGGGCGATAGCATTCCGCTGGCGGTGATTTCCGGACCAACCTTTGCGAAAGAACTTGCGGCAGGATTGCCAACCGCCATTGCGCTGGCAGCTACGGATGCGCAATTCGCTGACGATCTGCAGCAAAAACTGCACTGCGGTAAAAGCTTCCGCGTTTATAACAATCCGGACTTCATCGGTGTGCAACTTGGCGGTGCCGTGAAAAACGTGATCGCCATTGGCGCTGGCATTTCTGATGGTATCGGTTTTGGCGCTAACGCCCGAACCGCGCTCATCACGCGTGGCCTGACAGAAATGAGCCGCCTGGGAGCTGCGTTAGGTGCTGATCCCACCACTTTTATGGGGATGGCGGGACTAGGCGATTTAGTGCTGACCTGTACCGATAATCAATCACGCAACCGTCGTTTTGGCATGATGCTGGGGCAGGGTGAGAGCGTTGATGAGGCACAACGCATTATCGGACAAGTTGTAGAAGGTTATCGAAACACTAAAGAAGTCAAAGCATTGGCGGCACGAATGGGTGTCGAGATGCCGATAACTGAGCAGATTTATCAGGTCTTGTATTGCGAAAAATCGGCGCGAGAGGCAGCATTGAGTTTACTTGGCCGTGCAAGGAAGGACGAAAACAGCCAAAGCTGAAGCCGGATGCCCAGCTAAACCACCTGCAGCGCCTCTCAGGCGCTTTTTTTATCGGGAGCACAGAGCAATGTCGTCAGAAGAGTTAGAACTGGTCTGGAACAACATCAAAGCTGAAGCCAGAGCGCTGGCTGATTGTGAACCCATGCTGGCCAGTTTTTATCACGCGACATTGCTCAAGCATGAGAACCTCGGCAGTGCGCTGAGCTACATGCTGGCGAACAAACTGGCGAACCCCATTATGCCTGCCATCGCCGTGCGCGAGATCGTTGAAGAAGCCTATCGTGAAGACCCAGAGATGATTGTCTCAGCGGCTTATGATATCCAGGCAGTGCGTATGCGTGACCCGGCCGTCGATAAATATTCCACACCTCTGCTCTATCTGAAAGGCTTCCATGCGTTGCAAGCCTATCGCATTGGCCACTGGCTGTGGAAAGAGGGGCGTCGCGCTCTGGCTGTTTACCTGCAGAATGAAATCTCAGTCTCCTTCGCCGTGGATATTCACCCGGCTGCACGTATTGGTCGCGGCATCATGCTCGACCATGCAACGGGCATCGTCATTGGTGAAACGGCGGTGGTGGAAAACGACGTGTCGATTTTGCAGTCGGTGACGTTAGGCGGTACCGGTAAAACCAGCGGCGATCGCCATCCGAAGATCCGTGAAGGCGTGATGATTGGGGCGGGCGCCAAGATTCTGGGCAATATTGAAGTGGGACGCGGAGCGAAAATTGGCGCCGGGTCGGTCGTCTTGCAACCCGTCCCCCCGCATACCACAGCGGCAGGCGTACCGGCGCGCATCGTCGGCAAACCCACCAGTGATAAGCCATCAATGGATATGGATCAACTCTTCAATGGCGCCGGTTTTGAATACGGCGACGGCATCTAGCTTTTGATCAGTGCGCCACTGTAATCAAGCTGGCGCCACGCTTCATACACCACCACCGATACCGCATTTGACAGGTTCATACTGCGACTTTCCGCCATCATCGGAATGCGGATCTTCTGCTCTGCAGGCAGCGCATTAAGAATCTCTGCCGGTAATCCACGGCTTTCTGGACCAAACAGCAAATAATCCCCTTTCTGATAGCTTACCGCGCTATGTGCCGGTGTCCCTTTGGTGGTTAAGGCAAAGAGGCGCTGTGGGGCTTCTGACGCGAGAAACGCCGCATAATTGGCGTGTTTCTTCAGCGAGGTGTATTCGTGATAGTCCAGCCCGGCACGGCGCAGGCGTTTATCATCCCAGGCAAAGCCCAGCGGCTCAATCAGATGCAACTGAAAGCCGGTGTTCGCACAGAGGCGGATGATATTGCCGGTATTTGGCGGGATTTCAGGTTCAAATAAAACGATGTTCAGCATAAGGCCCCCGGAAACGAGGGCCGAAGCATAGCAAATTATTGGCGAGCGGAGTACAGCGGTAACCACAGCGTAAGACGCAGGCCCCCCAGTGGACTGTCATCCGCTTTCACCCAACCTCGGTGTTGCTGGACGGCCGTTTCAACAATCGCCAGACCTAAACCGGTGCCACCGGATTCACGATCGCGCGCTTCATCTGTGCGATAAAACGGACGGAAAATCTGTTCGCGATCCTCGGCACTGACGCCTGGGCCATCATCATCGACGTGGACAGTGATACCCTGAATATCTACTGAGAAGCTGACACTGATGTGGTTGTGGGAATAGCGCAACGCATTACGCACGATATTTTCCAACGCACTCTCCAGCGCATGCGGGTTGCCATAGAGCGGCCATGGGCCAGGCGGGTAAGGCACATCCATGGTTTTACCCATCTGCTCTGCTTCGAATTTGGCGTCTTCCAGCACGCCATTCCAAAGCTGGTTTGCCTTCATCGCTTCACTCACCAGCGCATTTTTGTGTTGCGTGCGCGACAGCACCAGCAGATCGTTAATCATGCCATCCAGGCGCTGTGCTTCCGTTTCGATACGTTGTAGCTCTTTACCTTCACCGTTACGACGACGCAGCAGCGCTGTGGCCAACTGAAGGCGCGTAAGCGGCGTGCGCAGTTCATGGCTGATGTCAGACAGCAGGCGCTGTTGAGCAGTCATCATACGTTCTAGCGCACTCACCATTTGGTTGAAGCTCGATCCTGCGGCGAGAAACTCCTGTGGGCCGGATTCCAGTTCAGGATGCTGGCGTAAGTTACCGCTTGCTACTTCATCGGCCGCATACTTCAGTTTGCGTGCCGGGCGAGCCAGGCTCCACGCCAGCCATAACAGCAGTGGCGAGCTGATCAGCATCGTGACAATCAGCAGCAGTAAAGGTCGATCAAATAACAGGTTAACAAAATCCAGCTGCGAACTGGTGGCAGGTCGAATCAGGTAAAGTTGGTAATTGTCTTCGCCATCGCGCACGGCGAAGGGGCCGACCATTTCCACTCGACCATACTTCTTCTTCTGCGGATGATCGGCGTTATCTGCCTGGCCAATAAAGTTACGGATCACCTGCATTTCATTGTGTTGAGCGCCGATGACGCGGCCTTCACTGGTCACCAGCAATAAGCGTTGCCCCGGCGGCGCCCATTTATCGATGGCGCGAAATAGCCTACGCCACCACATCAAATCGTTAGGCGGGTCTTGTGACAGCTCAGCTTCAACGTGCTGTTCAATCATGGTGCCCTGTCGTTGCTCACTTTCCAGCAGCGATGTCATCTGGCGCGAGTCGAGTTTGGGCACCATCAAAACCAGCATCAACACCAACGCCAGCGTGAGCCAGAAGATGGCGAAGATGCGGGTGGTCAAACTTCCAATCATGATGCCGAAACCATCAGATAGCCGCGTCCGCGCAGAGTTTTAAACCACGGATGACCATCACGACGTTCCGGCAATTTACGACGCAGGTTAGAGATATGCATGTCAATGGCACGGTCAAACGGCGTCAGGCGTTTGCCCAGTACTTCCTGGCTTAGATGTTCGCGCGAAACCACCTGACCCAAATGCTGTGCCAGCAAATAAAGCAGGGTGAATTCGGTACCCGTAAGATCCAGTGTTTCAGTATCGAAACTGGCTTCCTGGCGACCGGGATTCAGGCGTAAACAATCCACTTCCAGCGTTGGCGAGCTGTTGTCATGCTGCTGTTGCTGTTCGCTCCAGTTTGAACGGCGCAAAATAGCGCGGATACGCGCTACCAGTTCGCGGTCGTTAAACGGTTTTGGCAGATAGTCGTCCGCGCCCAGCTCAAGGCCTAGAACGCGATCTAACTCACTGCCACGCGCGGTCAGCATAATGACCGGGGTCTGATGTTGCTGGCGTAATTCTTTCAACGTATCGATACCGTTCTTTTTCGGCATCATGACGTCGAGCAATAACAAGTCAACGGTGTTGTCCAGTAGGTTGAGCGCCTGCTCGCCATCACCGGCGACAATCACCTCAAAACCTTCCATTTCAAGCAGTTCTTTAAGCAGCGAAGTTAATTCGCGGTCGTCATCAACCAACAGGATTTTATTCATTTTTTATTGCCCTCCGCAGGCAAAATACCGTGTTCCATGACCTGCAATCCAACGCTTTACGTAGTTTTACACCCCCTGACGGATGTTTGCAGCCATCGCCGTACACTAGCTCTCGTTGAATCGCAAAACGGAACGAACTGGGAGTAAACGATGCGCTACTTAACCGCCGTCGTCATTGCCTCAGCGATGGTTCTCAGTCACGCCAGCGCAGAAGCAGCAGACACGACGACGATTGACGAGATGCATCAGAACAGCGGATTGACGACAGGCAGTATGACGCAAAATCCGCAAAGCCACATGTTCGATGGCATTGAGCTGACTGAACAACAGCGGCAACAGATGCGAGACCTGATGCAGCAAGCGCGACACGAACGCCCCGTATTGAGCGTTCAGGACATTGAAACTATGCATGACCTTGTCATTGCAGACAAATTTAACGAATCGGCTATCCGCCAGCAGGCAGAAAAACAAGCCCGCGCGCAGGTTGAACTGCAAGTTGAGATGGCTCGGGTTCGTAACCAGATGTATCACCTGCTTACGCCTGCACAGCAAGCGTTATTGCAGCAGAATTATGAGCGGCGTCTCAACAATATGCGTCAGCTCTCCGGATTGCAGCCATCACCACCGCTGCATGCAGTGAGTAGTACCAGCAGTAACCAGTAACATAGTATCCCTGTTTTCCTTGCCATAGACACCATCCCTGTCTTCCCCGCCATGATGGCGGGGTTTTTTTTGCCTGTCATTGCGCTGACGCATCATTAACTTAATATTCAATTCACGCACCTTAAGCTGGCCGATGATAAACTTTAGCCATGATTTAACAACGGCGTGGCGCTTTTGCGTGCGCTTTAATGAGGCAAGGCATGGATCCCTCCTATGCAAAACTCGTCAATCGGGCGGCGCTGGCAGCAACGACATTGGCGACACTGCTGTTAATCGTCAAAGTTTTTGCCTGGTGGCTAACCGGTTCAGTCAGCATGCTGGCCGCACTGGTCGATTCACTGGTCGATATTGCGGCATCACTCACTAACCTCTTAGTGGTGCGCTATTCATTACAGCCAGCCGATGATGATCATACCTTTGGTCACGGTAAAGCGGAGTCACTGGCAGCGCTGGCTCAGAGCATGTTCATCTCTGGTTCTGCCCTGTTTCTCTTCCTCACCGGTATTCAGCACCTGGCGTCACCCAATACGCTGCATTCGCCGCTGGTAGGCATTGTGGTGACGGTGGTTGCTCTGTTCTCAACGTTGTTGCTGGTGACGTTCCAGCGCTGGGTTGTCAGGCGCACACGTAGCCAGGCCATTCGAGCGGATATGCTGCACTATCAATCCGATGTGGTGATGAACGGCGCAATTCTGGTTGCCCTGGTGTTAAGCAGCTATGGTTTTGTCAGGGCAGATGCGTTATTCGCCTTGGGGATCGGCGTCTACATTCTCTATAACGCATTGCGTATGGGCTATGAAGCGGTGCAATCGCTATTGGATCGCGCGTTGCCGGAAGAAGAAAAACAGGCAATTATTGATGTCGTCAGTGACTGGCCAGGCGTACGTGGTGCGCATGCGTTACGTACGCGTCAGTCTGGGCCGACGCGTTTTATACAGCTGCACCTGGAAATGGATGATCACTTGCCGTTGCTGCAGGCGCATCAGGTGGCCGATCAGATTGAGCAAGCATTGCGGCAAAAATTTCCCGGTTCTGACGTAATCATTCATCAGGATCCCTGTTCGGTGGTGCCTGAAAATCAGCAAGGTTTTTTTCAGTTTTAGCGGTTAAATATCATGGCGTTGCGTGATAAAAATGACGTAACGCTAACAACTCTGTAAAAAATTAGCGAAAACTTGTCTGACCTGAATCAATTCAGCATCAAGCCTTTGATATACTATCTGCAACTATTAAGCCGCACGATCGTGAATGGGTTTACACCGGTCGGCAGGCAGGAATAATCCTTAGTTTTGAACAATCCAGAGGTTGTCATGATCAAAAAAATCGGAGTACTGACCAGCGGCGGTGACGCCCCAGGCATGAACGCAGCCATTCGCGGAGTTGTCCGTTCCGCGCTGAGTGAAGGCCTTGAAGTTTTTGGTATCTACGACGGCTATCTGGGATTGTATGAAGATCGCATGATCAACCTCGACCGTTACAGCGTGTCAGACATGATCAACCGTGGCGGCACTTTCCTTGGCTCTGCGCGCTTCCCGGATTTCCGTAATGAGGAAGTTCGCCAGGTCGCGATTGAGAACATGAAAAAGCGCGGCATTGATGCGCTGGTGGTGATTGGCGGTGACGGCTCCTACATGGGTGCCAAGCGTCTGACCGAAATGGGCTTCCCGTGTATTGGTCTGCCTGGCACCATTGATAACGACGTAGCAGGAACCGACTACACCATTGGTTACTTCACCGCACTGGAGACCGTGGTGGAAGCGATTGACCGTCTGCGCGACACCTCATCTTCACACCAGCGTATCTCTATCGTTGAAGTGATGGGTCGTTACTGCGGTGATCTTACCCTGGCTGCTGCGATTGCTGGCGGTTGCGAATTTATCGTGCTGCCGGAAATCCCTTACACCCGCGAAGAGCTGGTGGAAGAGATCAAAGCCGGTATCGCTAAAGGTAAAAAGCACGCCATTGTGGCGATCACTGAGCACATCTGTGATATCGACGACCTGGCACATTACATTGAAGCGGAAACCAAACGTGAAACCCGTGCCACCGTACTTGGTCACATTCAGCGTGGCGGTGCGCCATGTGCCTATGACCGTATTCTGGCTTCACGCATGGGTGCTTACTCTATTGAGCTGCTGTTGCAGGGTTACGGCGGCCGTTGCGTCGGTATCCAAAACGAGAAGATGGTGCAC
Protein-coding sequences here:
- a CDS encoding glycosyltransferase family 9 protein, with product MKKIWKINLINNVLSLHARLSQIDKNKQPLSSNHEFERIVIFSTTALGDLLFNTPAIKAIKRRYPAAKLMLVSSDKNRDLVEKSEWFDQVAIWDNKIVRAPNLIRKIRQFQPDLTLLLHSSLGYDILCSRLGGSKYIIRDNFRHDKPVFNHWLDKYSTSVDGHIIQRKMDLISVLGCDPADIKMQFPIAVNKTPRSALSPTIGFQMGASGKNRCWPVEHFAQLAERIFTDIADSKVILTGAGQDQPIEKEFFKMLPEKYHSRVTSYIGKTRLPALIELINSIDALVTGDTGPLHIAITAQTPTVSLYVSANPRHTGPYQDLSIHKTIRIEPEAGDDAIYPLRKISVDTVLQELKMVIKK
- a CDS encoding divergent polysaccharide deacetylase family protein, whose product is MFQPQKLSIALCALFLSLSAQAGKLSIVIDDFGYRPVEENKVLQMPAAISVAVLPNAPHAREMATKAHQGGHEVLIHLPMAPLSKQPLEKDTLTPEMSSEEIARIIRDATGKVPFAVGLNNHMGSKMTSSLPGMQKVMQVLNQYNYYFLDSMTIGNSQSIPASQGTHVKVLKRRVFLDDSQNEASIREQFTRAVKLAQRDGYAIAIGHPHPTTVRVLQQMLPSLPGDITLVRPSQLLNEPLHQGSGPSSQPAKPLPTKFHAPGVCKVSKPLPPVPQSRAVDLIIEHVSESKLIKQLGSLF
- the envC gene encoding murein hydrolase activator EnvC, producing MKGKATVTHTRTRHNGPAHPLLFFWSEISRSLLCAGALLLPIAAHSADDSKTQLKSIQQDIAEKEKSVKAQKLQRSKLLDQLQSQEKVIAQASRQLRETRNSLTALNGEIAQITTSISHLEKQQAQQEKLLAQQLDAAFRQGQHNGLQLLLGGEEAQRSERILAYFGYLNAARQKNIDDLKQTQQQLAEQRQALQGKQEQQKSLLSQQQTQQTKLETASAARKKTLTVLESSLEKDQADLVEMRENESRLQDKIAKAEREARERAEREAREAEKVRQRQAQAKAKGSNYQPTQSERELMARTGGLGRPGGQALWPVNGRIEHRFGESMQGELRWKGLVIDAPEGTEVKAIADGRVLMADWLQGYGLVVVLEHGKGDMSLYGYNQSALVSVGTQVKAGQPIALVGTSGGRGTPSLYFEIRRQGKAVNPLPWLGR
- a CDS encoding rhodanese-like domain-containing protein, with translation MQDIMQFASNHTILSLAWVVLLVLVIVTTVKGMFSKIKTISRGEATHLINKEDAVVVDVRSRDDYRKGHISGAINVAAADIKKGSFADLEKHKSQPIIVVCATGQSAGESAAKLSAAGFENVSVLKDGVSGWSGENLPLVRGK
- the grxC gene encoding glutaredoxin 3; this encodes MANVEIYTKVTCPYCHRAKALLDQKGVSFKEIPIDGNATKREEMIQRSGRTTVPQIFIDAQHIGGCDDLYALDGRQGLDPLLQA
- the secB gene encoding protein-export chaperone SecB, whose amino-acid sequence is MSEHSTNEMQFQIQRVYTKDVSYEAPNAPQVFQKEWEPEVKLDLDTASSQLADEVYEVVLRVTVTATVGEDTAFLCEVQQAGIFTIGGIEGTQMAHCLGAYCPNILFPYARECITSLVSRGTFPQLNLAPVNFDALFMNYLQQQGEGEAPRQDA
- the gpsA gene encoding NAD(P)H-dependent glycerol-3-phosphate dehydrogenase; its protein translation is MTTLNASISVIGAGSYGTALAITLARNGHPVLLWGHNPQSVAQLKADRCNTAFLPDVPFPDNLAPEADLATVVNASRDLLVVVPSHVFGDVLTQLKPHLRADSRIVWATKGLEKETGRLLQDVAREILGDSIPLAVISGPTFAKELAAGLPTAIALAATDAQFADDLQQKLHCGKSFRVYNNPDFIGVQLGGAVKNVIAIGAGISDGIGFGANARTALITRGLTEMSRLGAALGADPTTFMGMAGLGDLVLTCTDNQSRNRRFGMMLGQGESVDEAQRIIGQVVEGYRNTKEVKALAARMGVEMPITEQIYQVLYCEKSAREAALSLLGRARKDENSQS
- the cysE gene encoding serine O-acetyltransferase, which produces MSSEELELVWNNIKAEARALADCEPMLASFYHATLLKHENLGSALSYMLANKLANPIMPAIAVREIVEEAYREDPEMIVSAAYDIQAVRMRDPAVDKYSTPLLYLKGFHALQAYRIGHWLWKEGRRALAVYLQNEISVSFAVDIHPAARIGRGIMLDHATGIVIGETAVVENDVSILQSVTLGGTGKTSGDRHPKIREGVMIGAGAKILGNIEVGRGAKIGAGSVVLQPVPPHTTAAGVPARIVGKPTSDKPSMDMDQLFNGAGFEYGDGI